The Streptomonospora litoralis genome window below encodes:
- a CDS encoding RNA-guided endonuclease InsQ/TnpB family protein: MGFACAPEALKMLVEHRQGDSDLVERGGVFYLMATCEVAEAEQYAPEGFIGVDLGIANIATTSTGYRAAGRGLNRHRKRQAALRAKLQAKRTKSAKRRLKKRNRRERRHVANTNHVIAKQIVTEAERTSAGIALEDLTGIRQRVRLCRPQRVAIHSWAFARLAAFIAYKAKRAGVPLVQVDPAYTSRECAECRYIDKRNRVAQARFVCRSWGRCPRRPQRFPHHRRTRRGCVECGACVTRPCRPIRGVWTEEPTRQPVGRLPPSPALQGSFRARVKLTIDLALDEGVAEIPEPQWVESRADADSEGGGSEAGSRGGDSGADSGIESIWVPILIVVGVVLFIRFVVWGASGGRSPRHRGGVIGGGGGAGGGAGGAGGGCGGGGGG; the protein is encoded by the coding sequence GTGGGTTTCGCCTGCGCACCGGAGGCGCTCAAGATGTTGGTCGAGCACCGGCAGGGCGATTCGGATCTGGTCGAACGCGGCGGCGTGTTCTACCTGATGGCCACCTGCGAGGTGGCCGAGGCCGAGCAGTATGCGCCGGAGGGGTTCATCGGTGTGGATCTGGGCATCGCCAACATCGCCACCACCTCCACCGGCTACCGGGCGGCCGGGCGGGGCCTGAACCGCCACCGCAAGCGCCAGGCCGCCCTGCGGGCCAAACTCCAGGCCAAAAGGACCAAGTCCGCCAAACGCCGGCTCAAGAAACGCAACCGCCGCGAGCGGCGCCACGTTGCGAACACCAACCACGTCATCGCCAAGCAGATCGTGACCGAGGCTGAACGCACCTCGGCCGGTATCGCCCTGGAAGACCTGACGGGGATCCGGCAGAGGGTACGGCTTTGCCGGCCCCAACGGGTCGCGATCCATTCCTGGGCCTTCGCCCGGCTCGCCGCCTTCATCGCCTACAAGGCCAAGCGGGCCGGGGTGCCGCTGGTGCAGGTGGATCCGGCCTACACCAGCCGGGAATGCGCCGAATGCCGGTACATCGACAAGAGGAACAGGGTCGCTCAGGCCCGGTTCGTGTGCCGGTCGTGGGGTCGTTGCCCACGCCGACCGCAACGCTTCCCGCACCATCGCCGTACGCGGCGAGGCTGCGTGGAATGCGGGGCGTGCGTCACGCGTCCCTGCCGCCCCATAAGGGGTGTCTGGACGGAGGAGCCCACCCGGCAGCCGGTCGGGCGGCTACCTCCAAGCCCGGCCCTTCAGGGCTCCTTCAGGGCCCGGGTCAAGTTGACTATCGACCTCGCGCTGGACGAGGGCGTCGCTGAGATTCCCGAGCCGCAGTGGGTCGAGAGCCGGGCCGATGCCGACTCCGAGGGAGGGGGTTCCGAGGCCGGCTCCCGTGGCGGGGATTCCGGGGCCGACTCCGGGATCGAGTCGATATGGGTGCCGATCCTGATCGTCGTCGGTGTCGTGCTGTTCATCCGGTTCGTCGTGTGGGGCGCGAGCGGTGGACGGTCCCCCCGGCACCGCGGCGGCGTGATCGGCGGCGGGGGCGGCGCCGGCGGAGGTGCCGGCGGCGCCGGTGGTGGGTGCGGCGGAGGCGGGGGCGGCTGA
- a CDS encoding IS630 family transposase, whose amino-acid sequence MVKTGRPKKAELTVTEADRRELVRGARAATSTQAYALRCRIVLACAEPEAFNKDVAAELGISVPTVAKWRGRFIEHGLAGLADEPRPGRPPSILLDQVQQVVELTLEQTPPDATHWSRASMARRSGLSRSTIGRIWRHFDLKPHRTEGFKISTDPLFVEKVVDVVGLYHNPPERAVVLCVDEKSQMQALDRSQPVLPMMPSAPERVTHDYVRHGTTSLFAAFNIADGTVITELHRRHRAAEFKKFLISIDKAVPAELDIHLVCDNYATHKTPLIHQWLARHPRFHVHFTPTGSSWINQVERWFGYLTAQLTRRGVHKSVAALEKDVRDWIERWNTEPRPFVWRKTAEEVLDSLARYLKRISGAEH is encoded by the coding sequence ATGGTGAAGACGGGTCGGCCGAAGAAGGCCGAGTTGACGGTGACCGAGGCCGACCGCCGGGAGCTGGTGCGCGGGGCGCGGGCGGCGACCTCGACCCAGGCCTACGCGTTGCGCTGCCGGATTGTCTTGGCATGCGCGGAGCCCGAGGCGTTCAACAAGGACGTGGCCGCCGAGTTGGGGATCTCTGTGCCGACCGTGGCCAAGTGGCGGGGCCGGTTCATCGAGCACGGCCTGGCCGGGCTGGCCGATGAGCCCCGGCCGGGCCGGCCGCCCTCGATCCTGCTCGACCAGGTCCAGCAGGTCGTCGAACTGACCCTGGAGCAGACCCCGCCCGATGCCACCCATTGGTCGCGGGCCTCGATGGCGCGGCGCAGCGGGCTGAGCCGGTCGACCATCGGGCGGATCTGGCGGCACTTCGACCTGAAGCCGCACCGCACCGAGGGCTTCAAGATCTCCACCGACCCGCTGTTCGTGGAGAAGGTGGTCGACGTGGTCGGGCTGTATCACAACCCGCCCGAGCGGGCGGTGGTGCTGTGCGTGGACGAGAAGTCGCAGATGCAGGCCCTGGACCGCTCCCAGCCGGTGCTGCCGATGATGCCGAGTGCGCCCGAACGGGTCACCCACGACTACGTCCGCCACGGCACCACCAGCCTGTTCGCCGCCTTCAACATCGCCGACGGCACCGTCATCACCGAGCTGCACCGCCGGCACCGCGCGGCCGAGTTCAAGAAGTTCCTCATCAGCATCGACAAGGCGGTCCCGGCCGAGTTGGACATCCACTTGGTCTGCGACAACTACGCCACGCACAAGACCCCGCTGATCCACCAGTGGCTGGCCCGCCATCCACGCTTCCATGTGCACTTCACCCCGACCGGTTCCTCCTGGATCAACCAGGTCGAGCGCTGGTTCGGCTATCTCACTGCCCAGCTCACCCGCCGCGGGGTGCACAAGAGCGTGGCCGCGCTGGAGAAGGACGTGCGCGATTGGATCGAGCGGTGGAACACCGAGCCTCGCCCGTTCGTCTGGCGCAAGACCGCCGAAGAGGTCCTCGACTCCCTCGCCAGATATCTGAAACGGATTTCAGGCGCAGAACACTAA
- a CDS encoding zinc-dependent alcohol dehydrogenase, protein MKAVVWNGVGDIRMDDVAEPAIEHPQDAVVQITTSAICGTDLHMVRGTMPGMVPGTVLGHEGVGVVAEVGSQVRNFSPGDRVVIPSTIGCGTCSYCRAGYFAQCDNANPGGRRAGTSFFGGPEATGSFPGMQAERVRVPYANVGLVGLPDRVSDEEAILLSDIFPTAWFGAELAEITPGDTVAVLGCGPVGLFSIISARVRGAGRVLAVDGVDSRLEQARALHAEPIDYTAEDPVAAMVELTGGIGPDRVIDAVGVDAEHPKEGPASGGGDGFREELSQVAPQTAPQDGTWEPGDAPSQAARWSVEGVAKAGTVSIIGVYPPTMTSFPIGTAMQKNLTLKMGNCNHRKYVPELVRMVAAGQVDIASVLTQEMGFRDVVAAYTAFDRRESGWTKVAVTTV, encoded by the coding sequence GTGAAGGCCGTCGTATGGAATGGCGTGGGGGACATCCGGATGGACGACGTCGCCGAACCGGCGATCGAGCATCCCCAGGACGCCGTCGTGCAGATCACCACCAGCGCCATCTGCGGGACCGACCTGCACATGGTGCGCGGCACGATGCCCGGCATGGTGCCCGGTACGGTCCTCGGGCACGAAGGTGTGGGGGTGGTCGCCGAGGTGGGATCGCAGGTCCGCAACTTCTCCCCCGGCGACCGCGTGGTCATCCCCTCCACGATCGGATGCGGGACGTGCAGCTACTGCCGGGCGGGCTACTTCGCCCAGTGCGACAACGCCAATCCGGGCGGCCGCCGCGCGGGGACGTCCTTCTTCGGCGGCCCTGAGGCGACCGGGTCCTTCCCCGGCATGCAGGCCGAACGGGTACGCGTGCCCTACGCCAACGTCGGCCTGGTGGGGCTGCCCGACCGCGTCAGCGACGAGGAGGCCATCCTCCTCTCCGACATCTTCCCCACGGCCTGGTTCGGCGCCGAGCTCGCCGAGATCACGCCCGGCGACACCGTGGCCGTGCTGGGCTGCGGCCCCGTCGGCCTGTTCTCCATTATCAGCGCCCGCGTCCGGGGCGCCGGGCGCGTACTGGCCGTCGACGGGGTGGACAGCCGCCTGGAGCAGGCGCGGGCGCTGCACGCCGAACCGATCGACTACACCGCCGAGGACCCGGTGGCCGCGATGGTCGAGCTGACCGGCGGCATCGGACCCGACCGGGTGATCGACGCGGTGGGGGTCGACGCCGAGCACCCCAAGGAGGGTCCGGCCTCCGGCGGTGGCGACGGCTTCCGCGAAGAGCTGTCGCAGGTCGCCCCGCAGACCGCGCCGCAGGACGGGACCTGGGAGCCCGGCGACGCACCGTCCCAGGCGGCCCGCTGGTCGGTGGAGGGGGTCGCCAAGGCCGGGACGGTGTCGATCATCGGGGTCTACCCGCCGACGATGACGTCCTTCCCCATCGGCACGGCGATGCAGAAGAACCTCACGCTCAAGATGGGCAACTGCAACCACCGCAAGTACGTGCCCGAACTCGTCCGCATGGTCGCCGCCGGACAGGTGGACATCGCCTCGGTGCTCACCCAGGAGATGGGCTTCCGCGACGTGGTCGCCGCCTACACGGCCTTCGACCGCCGCGAGTCCGGCTGGACGAAGGTGGCCGTCACCACCGTGTGA
- a CDS encoding oxygenase MpaB family protein, with translation MTDEPALAASPRRLRHPEQVARDHGRFRAALLAEGLGTGDPVADDAFADLAAGGAAARRALAAGLREGLSSLQEPPPAGIAALLRESEEAVAGTDRELLERGDVASIAVDPFWSRIAFALGSLVHTYSAPAIARVLTGTGKLTESAGRRLGETGLWRADAILPGGLLPGADGYVDSVQVRLLHARVRAAALRSGWDTAEWGVPINSVDVARTWLDFTVVPFRALEKVGIVLTDEEERDLYRYWHCVAALIGVDPRFYTEVVDHASAEGLLELVETTNGPPDEGARALVHALLDALATGPMGAVLPLRGDAVERLLHALTRLIQGDEAADGLGLGAEDITPFVPLLAMGNSQARRWERATEESWEQALHEHTEFRRTEFAHLPGTEYRSAVEAEG, from the coding sequence ATGACCGACGAACCCGCCCTCGCCGCGTCTCCGCGGCGGCTCCGCCACCCCGAGCAGGTCGCCCGCGACCACGGCCGCTTTCGAGCGGCCCTGCTGGCCGAGGGCCTCGGCACCGGCGACCCGGTTGCCGACGACGCCTTCGCCGACCTCGCGGCCGGCGGCGCCGCCGCGCGCCGCGCCCTCGCCGCCGGCCTGCGCGAGGGCCTCTCCTCCCTGCAAGAGCCGCCGCCCGCGGGGATCGCGGCGCTGCTGAGGGAGTCGGAGGAGGCCGTCGCCGGCACCGACCGGGAGCTGCTGGAGCGGGGCGACGTCGCCAGCATCGCCGTCGACCCCTTCTGGAGCCGGATCGCGTTCGCCCTGGGGTCGCTGGTGCACACCTACAGTGCTCCCGCCATCGCCCGGGTCCTCACCGGAACCGGCAAGCTCACCGAGTCCGCCGGGCGGCGGCTGGGCGAGACCGGGCTCTGGCGCGCCGACGCCATCCTGCCCGGCGGGCTGCTGCCCGGCGCGGACGGCTACGTCGACAGCGTCCAGGTGCGGCTGCTGCACGCCCGTGTGCGCGCGGCCGCGCTGCGCAGCGGATGGGACACCGCCGAATGGGGCGTGCCGATCAACAGTGTCGACGTGGCGCGCACCTGGCTGGACTTCACCGTCGTGCCGTTCCGCGCGTTGGAGAAGGTCGGTATCGTCCTGACGGATGAGGAGGAGCGTGATCTCTACCGGTACTGGCACTGCGTCGCCGCGCTGATCGGGGTCGACCCCCGTTTTTATACCGAGGTGGTCGACCATGCCTCGGCCGAGGGCCTGCTCGAACTGGTCGAGACCACCAACGGCCCGCCCGACGAGGGCGCCCGCGCGCTCGTGCACGCCCTGCTCGACGCGCTCGCCACCGGGCCCATGGGCGCGGTGCTGCCACTGCGGGGCGACGCGGTCGAGCGGCTGCTGCACGCGCTGACCAGGCTTATCCAGGGCGACGAAGCCGCCGACGGGCTCGGCTTGGGCGCCGAGGACATCACCCCGTTCGTGCCGCTGCTGGCGATGGGCAACTCCCAGGCGCGGCGCTGGGAGCGGGCAACGGAGGAGTCGTGGGAACAGGCGCTGCACGAGCACACCGAGTTCCGCCGCACCGAGTTCGCCCATCTGCCCGGCACCGAGTACCGCTCCGCGGTGGAGGCCGAGGGGTAG
- the gndA gene encoding NADP-dependent phosphogluconate dehydrogenase, which yields MSTSADIGVTGLAVMGRNLARNFARSGYTVAVHNRTPAKTRALIEEFGDEGAFLPAESPADFVASLERPRRLVVMVKAGEPTDAVIAEFAPLLEEGDVIIDGGNAHFADTRRRERELRDRGIHFVGAGISGGEEGALHGPSIMPGGSAESYASLGPMLESVAAKADDGAPCTTHVGTDGAGHFVKMVHNGIEYADMQLIGEAYHLLRDVAGYSPAQIAEVFRTWNSGRLDSYLMEVSAEVLSHTDAETGAPFVDVVADRAEQKGTGRWTVQTALELGVPVSGIAEAVFARSLSGHADLRAAAAGLPGPRAEAMASDAAGHFADQVEQALYASKIVAYSQGWNMIQAGAQEYGWDIDLGAVAAIWRGGCIIRAVFLDHIRSAYASDPDLATLIADERFSAEIGRAQGDWRAVVATATRHGIPTPGFSAALAYYDALRAGRLPAALTQAQRDFFGAHTYRRTDRDGVFHTLWGGDRSEQYTE from the coding sequence ATGAGCACTTCGGCCGACATCGGCGTCACCGGCCTGGCCGTGATGGGGCGCAATCTCGCCCGCAACTTCGCCCGGAGCGGATACACCGTCGCGGTGCACAACCGCACTCCGGCCAAGACGCGGGCCCTGATCGAGGAGTTCGGCGACGAGGGGGCCTTCCTGCCCGCCGAGTCGCCCGCGGATTTCGTCGCATCGCTCGAACGCCCGCGCCGCCTGGTGGTCATGGTCAAGGCCGGCGAGCCCACCGACGCCGTCATCGCCGAGTTCGCCCCGCTGCTGGAGGAGGGCGACGTCATCATCGACGGCGGCAACGCCCACTTCGCCGACACCCGCCGCCGCGAGCGCGAGCTGCGCGACCGCGGCATCCACTTCGTCGGCGCCGGGATCTCCGGAGGCGAGGAGGGTGCGCTGCACGGACCCAGCATCATGCCCGGCGGGTCGGCCGAGTCCTACGCCTCACTCGGTCCGATGCTGGAGTCCGTCGCCGCCAAGGCCGACGACGGCGCGCCCTGCACCACCCACGTCGGCACCGACGGGGCGGGCCACTTCGTGAAGATGGTGCACAACGGCATCGAGTACGCCGACATGCAGCTGATCGGCGAGGCGTACCACCTGCTGCGCGACGTGGCGGGCTACAGCCCCGCCCAGATCGCCGAGGTCTTCCGCACCTGGAACAGCGGACGGCTGGACTCCTACCTGATGGAGGTCTCGGCCGAGGTGCTCTCGCACACCGACGCCGAGACCGGCGCGCCGTTCGTCGACGTCGTCGCCGACCGGGCCGAGCAGAAGGGCACGGGGCGCTGGACCGTGCAGACCGCCTTGGAGCTGGGTGTTCCGGTCTCGGGCATCGCCGAGGCCGTGTTCGCGCGTTCGCTGTCGGGCCACGCCGACCTGCGCGCCGCCGCGGCGGGACTGCCCGGCCCCCGCGCCGAGGCGATGGCGAGCGACGCCGCCGGGCACTTCGCCGACCAGGTCGAACAGGCCCTCTACGCCTCGAAGATCGTCGCGTACTCGCAAGGCTGGAACATGATCCAGGCCGGAGCACAGGAGTACGGCTGGGACATCGACCTGGGCGCCGTGGCGGCGATCTGGCGGGGCGGGTGCATCATCCGCGCGGTGTTCCTGGACCACATCCGCTCCGCCTACGCCTCCGACCCGGACCTGGCGACGCTGATCGCCGACGAGCGCTTCTCCGCCGAGATCGGCCGGGCCCAGGGCGACTGGCGCGCGGTGGTGGCCACCGCCACCCGGCACGGCATCCCCACGCCGGGCTTCTCCGCCGCCCTGGCCTACTACGACGCGCTGCGCGCCGGACGGCTCCCGGCAGCCCTGACCCAGGCCCAGCGGGACTTCTTCGGCGCGCACACGTACCGCCGCACCGATCGCGACGGCGTCTTCCACACCCTCTGGGGCGGCGACCGCTCCGAACAGTACACCGAGTGA
- a CDS encoding SDR family NAD(P)-dependent oxidoreductase, translated as MTTTLITGANKGLGFETARRLVAAGHDVYIGSRDPEAGRRAAARLGAKAVQIDVTDDESVAEAAKTVEAEGGLDVLVNNAGIEGRTGDNGVVGAADLTAEAMRPLLEVNVLGVVRVTHAFLPLLRHSDHPVVVNLSSGLASMARITTEGTPAHAYTGVAYPASKTAVNMITVQYAKAFPEMRINAVEPGFTATDLNGNTGIQTVEQGAEVIVGMACVGPDGPTGGYFDVDDRLPW; from the coding sequence ATGACCACGACATTGATCACCGGAGCGAACAAGGGCCTCGGCTTCGAGACGGCCCGCCGGCTCGTCGCCGCCGGACACGACGTCTACATCGGTAGCCGCGATCCGGAGGCGGGGCGGCGTGCCGCCGCGCGACTCGGTGCGAAGGCGGTGCAGATCGACGTCACCGACGACGAGTCGGTCGCGGAGGCCGCGAAGACCGTCGAGGCCGAAGGCGGACTCGACGTACTCGTGAACAACGCCGGAATCGAGGGCCGCACCGGCGACAACGGTGTAGTCGGCGCGGCCGACCTCACCGCCGAGGCGATGCGGCCCCTGCTGGAGGTGAACGTCCTCGGCGTGGTGCGCGTGACCCACGCGTTCCTGCCGCTGCTGCGGCACTCCGACCACCCGGTCGTGGTGAACCTCAGCAGCGGGCTGGCCTCCATGGCGCGAATCACCACCGAAGGCACGCCGGCGCACGCCTACACCGGCGTGGCCTATCCGGCATCGAAGACAGCAGTCAACATGATCACCGTGCAGTACGCGAAGGCGTTCCCCGAGATGCGCATCAACGCGGTGGAGCCCGGATTCACCGCCACCGACCTCAACGGGAACACGGGCATCCAAACCGTCGAGCAGGGCGCGGAGGTCATCGTCGGGATGGCCTGTGTGGGACCCGACGGCCCCACCGGCGGCTACTTCGACGTCGACGACCGGCTCCCCTGGTAG
- a CDS encoding helix-turn-helix transcriptional regulator, which produces MAEPEFGRAVRRWRDRVSPEAVGMPAGGQRRAAGLRREELALLAGISVDYITRLEQGRAVHPSVQVVEALGRALRLTPDEREHLFELAGLALPGPGTVPAHIPPSVQRLLDRLTGTPVAVYDACWTLLLANPPYAALMGDPSGWRGNDRNSVWRNLVGAGGRVRHTPESRRAFETALVADLRTAAARYPDDQRLRQLVADLRANSDRFAELWDSGAVGRHRSARKTVDHPQVGPLTLDCDVLTVAGSDLRIMVYTAGPGTADAERLELVTVLGTQAFAG; this is translated from the coding sequence ATGGCGGAACCGGAGTTCGGGCGGGCAGTGCGGCGTTGGCGCGACCGGGTCTCTCCCGAGGCGGTGGGGATGCCCGCGGGCGGACAGCGGCGTGCGGCCGGTCTGCGCCGCGAGGAACTGGCTCTGCTGGCCGGGATCTCGGTGGACTACATCACCCGCCTCGAACAGGGCCGCGCGGTGCACCCCTCGGTTCAGGTGGTCGAGGCGCTGGGCCGCGCACTGCGGCTGACACCGGACGAGCGCGAGCACCTGTTCGAACTCGCCGGGCTCGCGCTGCCCGGACCGGGGACGGTCCCCGCCCACATTCCGCCCAGTGTCCAGCGGTTGCTGGACCGGCTTACCGGGACGCCGGTCGCGGTCTACGACGCCTGCTGGACCCTGCTACTGGCCAACCCGCCCTATGCGGCGCTGATGGGCGACCCCTCGGGGTGGCGCGGCAACGACCGCAACTCGGTATGGCGCAACCTGGTCGGAGCGGGTGGGCGGGTTCGGCACACGCCCGAATCCAGGCGCGCTTTCGAGACGGCGCTGGTTGCCGATCTGCGTACCGCCGCCGCCCGGTACCCGGACGATCAACGGCTGCGGCAACTGGTGGCCGACCTGCGCGCGAACAGCGACCGGTTCGCCGAACTGTGGGACTCCGGGGCTGTGGGCCGCCACCGGTCTGCGCGCAAAACCGTCGACCACCCGCAGGTCGGGCCGCTGACCCTGGACTGCGACGTGCTCACCGTAGCGGGCAGCGATCTGCGCATCATGGTCTACACGGCCGGTCCCGGCACCGCGGACGCCGAGCGCCTGGAGCTGGTCACCGTGCTGGGCACCCAGGCGTTCGCCGGATAG
- a CDS encoding sodium:calcium antiporter, with protein sequence MDGWPVWVSAAVLAGSAMVLLVAGGPFTRLVDRLADRTGLGETLAGILLVGAVTALPGLITSILGAARGDAAFAMNNALGGIALQTTFIALADLIYRRANLEHAAASLPNLLAPIGLSIMLGTVLVAGTGPQVAVAGVHPASVLLVFLYWYWLRLSRKVGANPMWRVKPTRNTRRDEPDPASQRPGESMAAMWLKFAAMAAVVSGTGYIVGVAGLSVVEETGLSGGVVGAVVTGFVTSLPELVTVLYAVRIRALHLALGDIIGGNGFDVLFLSAADLVYREGPIYGAMTPEVVLLIGLGVVLNLLVAAGLIRRQEHGIGFEGVAMFAAYIVGVVFLMGMG encoded by the coding sequence ATGGACGGGTGGCCGGTGTGGGTCAGCGCCGCGGTGCTGGCCGGCTCGGCGATGGTGCTGCTCGTCGCGGGCGGGCCGTTCACCCGGCTGGTGGACCGGCTCGCCGACCGTACCGGGCTCGGCGAGACGCTGGCCGGCATCCTGCTGGTGGGCGCGGTGACCGCGCTGCCCGGCCTGATCACCAGTATCCTCGGTGCCGCGCGCGGCGACGCCGCCTTCGCGATGAACAACGCCTTGGGCGGCATCGCCCTGCAGACCACCTTCATCGCGCTGGCGGACCTGATCTACCGGCGCGCCAACCTCGAACACGCCGCGGCGTCGCTGCCCAATCTGCTCGCCCCCATCGGGCTGTCCATCATGCTCGGCACCGTGCTGGTGGCCGGGACCGGGCCGCAGGTCGCCGTGGCGGGTGTGCACCCGGCATCGGTACTGCTGGTCTTCCTGTACTGGTACTGGCTGCGGCTGTCTCGCAAGGTGGGAGCCAACCCGATGTGGCGGGTGAAGCCGACGCGCAACACCCGCCGCGACGAACCCGATCCCGCATCGCAGCGGCCGGGCGAGTCGATGGCGGCGATGTGGCTGAAGTTCGCCGCGATGGCGGCCGTCGTATCGGGCACCGGCTACATCGTCGGCGTGGCCGGGCTCTCGGTGGTCGAGGAGACCGGGCTGTCGGGCGGCGTGGTCGGCGCCGTCGTCACCGGTTTCGTCACCTCGCTGCCGGAACTGGTGACCGTACTGTACGCGGTGCGTATCCGCGCGCTGCACCTGGCCCTGGGCGACATCATCGGCGGCAACGGCTTCGACGTGCTGTTCCTGTCGGCCGCGGACCTGGTCTACCGGGAGGGGCCGATCTACGGGGCGATGACGCCCGAGGTCGTCCTGCTCATCGGACTGGGCGTGGTGCTCAACCTGCTGGTCGCGGCTGGGTTGATCCGCCGCCAGGAGCACGGGATCGGGTTCGAGGGCGTCGCGATGTTCGCCGCCTACATCGTCGGGGTGGTGTTCCTGATGGGGATGGGGTGA
- a CDS encoding winged helix-turn-helix domain-containing protein, which produces MAEARFDELIHASTRLSIMAMAAAGRAIEFRFIRDELGVSDSVLSKHLGALETAGYIAVRKESLGRGRRRTVVDITDEGDAAFHGHVAALDAIIGRTRAPGGDAGGEPTDPGGAGGGARFAANRPESPDPDEGSGEGSGETRAEKS; this is translated from the coding sequence GTGGCCGAAGCGCGATTCGACGAGCTGATCCACGCCTCCACCCGGCTGTCCATCATGGCGATGGCGGCGGCCGGCCGCGCGATCGAGTTCCGCTTCATCCGCGACGAACTGGGCGTTAGCGACTCCGTGCTGTCGAAGCACCTGGGCGCCTTGGAGACCGCGGGCTACATCGCCGTGCGCAAGGAGAGCCTGGGCCGGGGGCGGCGGCGCACGGTCGTCGACATCACCGACGAAGGCGACGCCGCGTTCCACGGGCACGTCGCGGCCCTGGACGCGATCATCGGCCGCACGCGCGCCCCGGGCGGCGACGCGGGCGGCGAACCGACCGATCCCGGTGGAGCCGGCGGCGGCGCCCGGTTTGCAGCGAACCGTCCCGAATCCCCGGATCCCGACGAGGGGTCCGGCGAGGGTTCGGGCGAAACCCGCGCCGAAAAGAGCTGA